CCCGTCCGCAGCCCGGACACCGGCCACGGCGTGACCACCGCGCACGGCAGGCGCACGGCGGCCGGGCCGGTGAGGCACAGGAGCACCGGCCCGGTGCCGTGGTCGACCAGGACGGCGGTCATGGTGCGGGTCGCGGCCACGACCTCCCCGGCGAGCCGTGGACCTCCCACGAGAGCGGCGACGGCGGTGCTGGCGGCGCCCGGCAGGACCTGCCGGGACGCGTCGCCCGGCCACGGCCGGGTGGCCCGGACCCCGGTCGGGACCGTCGGTGCCGGCACTCGCGACCTCCGTTCCGTCCAAGATCACCTGAACTGGGACTGCCACGAACGTAGCCGGGACGACTACCGTCATCGCATGGGCAAACTTGCCAACGATCCGGCCCAGGGTTCGCCGGAGTTGCCAGCCGGCGGCGGCAGGGTGCCGTCCCGCGCCGTGGCCGGGCTGACGGTGCGCAAGGCGATGGAGATCCCCGCGCTGGCCGGTGCGCGGCTGCTCGCGGGCGAGCGCGGCCTCGACCGCGTCGTCCAGCGCGCCAACATCATGGAGGTCCCCGACATCCTGCCGTGGGTGAAGCCGCACGAGCTGCTGCTCACCACCGGCTACCCGCTGCGCAACACGCCGCAGGGGCTGCCCGGCCTCGTCACCGAGCTGGACGCGCGCGGGCTGGCCGCGCTCGCCGTCAAGCTGCACCGCTACCTCGACGCGCTGCCCGACGAGATGATCCACGAGGCCGACCGGCTCGGGCTGCCGCTGCTGCTCCTGCCCGACGCCATCGGGTTCGACGACATCCTCAACCAGGTGCTCACCGGCGTGCTGAACAAGCAGGCCGCGGCGCTGGAGCGGTCGTGGGAGGTGCACCACGCGCTGCTGTCCGTCGTGCTGGAGGGCGGCGGGCTGACCGAGCTGGTCACGAAGACGTCCGCCGTGCTCGGCGTGCCGGTCATGGTGACGACCGCCGACGGCCGGGTGCTGGCCGAGGGCGGCAACGTCGACGACCTCGCGTCATGGCGGCACACGCCGTGCTTCGACACGTCCGGCCGGTTCCGCACCGAGTACGAACCCGGCGGCGTCCACTCCCACGTCGACGTGCCCGGCTGGCACGCCGTCGTCCCCATCGTGGCCGGGCGGGTCGACCACGGGCGCATCGTCGCGTTCGCCCGGCACCGCGCCCTCGACGGCGCCGACGTCAACGTGCTGGAACGGGCCGCGACGGTGGCCGCGCTCGCGGTGAACAAGCAGCTCGCCGTCACCGCCGTCGAGAGCAAGTACCGCGGCGACTTCCTCCGCGACGTCCTGTCCGGCCGGGCCGGCGACCGCGAGCGCATCGTGGCGCACTGCGAGTCCCTCGGCTGGGACGTCGGCCGCGACCTCGTCGTCGTCGTGGCCGAGCTCGACCCCGAGGCCGGGCCGGCCGCGTCGTCGGGGCTGCAGCTGCGGCCCGTGCAGGAGCGGTTCACCGTCGCCTGGCAGTCGGTCATGGGCCGGCGCGACCCGCGCGCCGCCGTCGTCGGGTTCGCGCAGGAGGTGGTCGCGCTGCTGCCGGCCGGCCCGGACCCGTCGACCGCGGTGCGCGAGGTCGTCCGCCAGGTCTCCGGCGACGGCGGTGGCGGCCGGCGGTCCTTCTCCACCGGCGTCAGCCGCATCGTCGACGACCCCTCCCGGCTGCCCGTCGGGTACGAGCAGGCCCGCCGCGCCGTCGACGTCGGGCGGCAGATGAACGGCCGCGGCTCGCTCGCCCACTTCGACAGCCTGGGCTCGTTCCGGCTGCTCAGCCAGATCGAGGACCGCGACGAGCTGCGCGGCTTCGTCCGCGAGACCCTGCACGGCCTCGCCGCCGACGACGACCCCGAGATGGAGGATTTGCGGCACACCCTCAAGGTGCTGCTCGACACCAACCTCAACGTCGCCGAGGCCGCGCGGCAGCTGCACTTCCACTACAACACGCTGCGGTACCGCATCTCCAAGCTCGAGCGCATGCTCGGCCCGTTCACCACCGACCCCGAGCTGCGGCTGGACCTCGCGCTGGCGCTGAAGGTGCTGCAGATGCGCGGGCTCAGCTGAGCGCCGTGGTCGTCGGCGCGGCCGGCTACGGGCCCCCGCCCTGCGCCAGGTAGCGCGCTCGGGCCCACTGCCGTAGCGCGACGAACAGGGACCACACGCCGGCGACGGCGCACAGTGCGACGAAGACCCAGGGGAAGCCGTCGTGCTCGTCGAATCCGCGCCAGTTGTCCTCATAGTGCCGCACCTGGGCGACCCACCAGGCGAGCCACGCGAGCCCGGCCCCGCCGCACGCGATGCCGGCGAAGCTCACCCACATCCACGCCAGGCGGCGGGCTTTGGCGGGGTCGCCCTGATCCGACCACCGGTCGGTCTCCCGGTCAGCCACCGGTGATCTCGACTCTCTACTTCTCGAACAGCCGGGCGCCGAACCAGTCGCGACGCGGGCGCCAGCCGTTGTCGCGCAGGACGGTGAAGACCGGGACCTTGGCGTCGGCCGGCTTGATCATGACGGCGCCCTCCCAGGACGTGCGGGGTCCGGCCGGGCCGGTCACCGTGACCTGGCCGTCGGCGCCCTCGACGAAGGTCGCCGACGTGCCGCCCGAGGTCTTGCCCCTCTTCCACGTCCAGGTGCCGTACGCCACCGCGCCCAGGGGGCCGGCCGCCGCGCGGACGGCCGCGGTCCCGGAGTGCTCGACGAACGCGTAGCGCGCCTTGGACGGGTCGAGGTCGACCTCCATGCGCCACGAGTAGGCCTGCGAGCCGCGCACGAAGAGGGTCTGCCAGCGCATCTCCTCGTGCTTCCACTTCACGTCGACGCGCACGCCGTCGGAGGTCGGCGAGGCGTCGATCGCGTAGGGCAGCCCGTCGCCGTTCATCCCCATCAGTGCCGCGACCACGTCCTCGACCGGCGCCGGGTCGTCGGCGGACCGAACCGCGCCGGCGGGCACCTCGGCACGTTCCCGGTCGGCGAGCGCGCGCCGGCCGCGCCGCACCGTCACGAGACCACGCCACACCACCGCGAGCGAGGCGACGACGAGGAGTGCGATGCCGAGCACCACCTGGTCGTCGAGGATCGCGAGCACGCCGCCGACGAGCAGGGCGGATCCCACGACGAAGACGACCCGGCGGCTGATCACCGCGAACCGCTGGTCCCGAGAGTGACCCGGCCCGCCGCTCATCGGTGCGCCGGCTTGCGAGAGGTCGTGCTCGGGTCGGTCGATGTGCTCATGGTCCTGTCCAGTCACTCGTTGTCATCGGCCCGGTTGCCAGGGCGAGACTACGTAAACAACCTGCCGCCGTCATGCCCTCCCGGGGCTTCCACCGTCGGAGCGCCGCATCGCTGAGCAGGTGATCGCGAATCCGGCGGCGGTGGTCGACCAGACCATCACCGAGCTCGCGGCCAGTTGCTCGACGTCCATCGCCAGCGTCGTACGGTTCTGCCGAGATCGCCGAGTTCCTCGCCGCTGCCCGCCGGGCCGGCGCCACCACGGCCCTGATCACGAACTTCCGCAACTCGCCGATGGCGGAGAACGCCGACCACATGCTGACGACGAGCACGAGCGAGACGGCTTACCGGCCGGGGAACATGTCGAGCCGCATCGCCCAGCTCGCCGTCGTGGAGTTCCTCTTCGTGCGGATCGCCCAGCGGCTCCATCAGAGCTCGGAACCAGAGCTGCGGTCCACCTACGACGCCGTGCAGCCTCATCGACTCGACAAGGGCCGGCCACGGTCCGCCAGGTGACACCGTCAGCCGAACGCTCTGGGCAGCCCGAACCACGGGTACAGCGTGTCGTCCATGAACCGCGTGACGCCGGCGACCCGGTCCGCGTCCAGGGTGAGGACGACGAGGCCCGCGGGCGCGCCGTCCAGGTAGAGGCCGAACGCCGGCTGGCCGTTCGCCCGCGCCGGCCGCTGCGTGTACCGGCGGCCGGCCCGCCAGTCGGCGCTGGCGCGCAGGAAGCCGGCGATCGCGGCCGTGCCGTCGTACTGGTGCGGCGCCGGCGGCATCGCCAGCCACGCGTCGTCCGTCAGCAGTGCGATGACGGCCGCGACGTCGTCGGCGACGAACGCCCGGGTGAACCGCTCGGTGAGATCGCGCTCGGCGGCGCCGCCCGCGGCCGGCGGCCGGTGCGCCGTCGTCCGCAGCGTCGAGCGGGCCCGCTGCAGCGTCCCCTTCACCGCCGTCGCCGACGTGTCCAGGAGCTCCGCCGCCTCCGCGAGCGGGAAGCCGAGCACGTCGCACAGCACCAGCGCGGCCGTCTGCCGCGGCGGCAGCTGCTGCAGCGCCGCGACGAACGCCAGCTCGACCTGCTCGTGGCGCAGGTAGGCCGCCTCCGGCAGCAGCGCGTCCGGGTACGGCTGCAGCCACGGGACCTCCTGGTGCCGCGTCGGCTCCGGCGCGTCGAACGGCGGGACCGGCGCGAGCGGCGGCCGTCGTCCGGCGTCGCGGATCGCGTTGAGGCAGCGGCGCGTCGCGATGCGGTACAGCCAGCCGCGCACCGACGCCCGCCCCTCGAACTCCGGCAGCCCGCGCCACGCCGCCAGCAGCGTCTCCTGCACCGCGTCCTCGGCGTCGGGGAGGCGGCCGAGCAGGCGGTAGCAGTGCAGCTGCAACTCCCGCCGGAACGGGTCGACGAGCTGGGCGAAAGCGTCCTGGTCGCCGGCTCGTGCGCGGGTCATGAGCGCTTCGGCCACCGTCCGATCGTCGCACGAGCGTTCCGTCACGGGCGTCGCCGGTGTCTACACGTCTGTACGAACGACTCGAGAAGGGAACGATCATGACCCGTGCCGCCCTGGACGTCGCGCTCGCCTATCACCACGCGTGGGCCGGCGGCGACCTGGACGCCGCCCTGAGCTACATCGCCGACGACGTCGTCTGCGAGGCCCCGCCCGGCCGCCTGACGGGCAGGGACGCCTACCGAGGGTTCCTGGAGCCGTACGTGTCGCAGCTGGTCAGCGCCACGCTGATCGCCGCGTTCGGCGACGACGACACCGCCCTCGTCATGTACGACTCCGTCACCCGGCTGGTCGACCGCGCGCCCGGCGCCGAGTGCGTCCACGTCGAGGGCGGCCGCATCGTCCGCAGCTGGTTCATCTTCGACCGCGCGCCGTTCATGGCCGCCCGCGCGGCCGTGGTTGGATCGGGAGATGCCGAAGGCACCGCTTCCTGACGACGTCAGCGCGTTCCTCGCCGGGCCGCACCCGGCCGTCATGGCGACCACCGGGCCGGCCGGCCCGGTCAGCGTCGCCACCTGGTACCTGTGGGAGGACGGCCGGGTGCTGGTCAACCTCGACGAGTCGCGGAAGCGGCTGGACCACCTGCGGGCCGACCCGCGGGTCAGCCTCACCGTCCTCGCCGACGGCGACTGGTACACCCACGTCAGCGTCCAGGGCCGCGTCGTCGACCTCCACGACGACGTGGACCTGGCCGACATCGACCGGCTGGCCCGCCACTACACCGGCTCGGCGTACAAGCGCCGCGACCGCCGCCGCGTCAGCGCCTGGATCGACGTCGACCGCTGGCACGGCTGGGGTCGCCTCGAGAACACCGACGTCGACCACCACCGCCGCGGCTGACCTTCTGTTCGCCCGCGGCCCTGGCGGCTAGCGCAGGCCGACGGCGTCGTGGTTCCAGAAGACCTCCGAGTACACGAGGGTGCCGGTCATCCACGGCTCGTAGTCGCCGAGCAGCCGCACCTGGAACGCGGCGTCCGGGATGCGCAGCGACGGCTTGCGGAACCCGAGCGGTTCGCCCGGCCGGAACCCGAACCGCGGGTAGTAGCCCGGCGAGCCCTCCAGGAACACCGCCGGCGCCCCCTGCTCGTCGGCGAGGTCGAGGCCGCGCCGGATCAGCGCGCTCCCGACGCCCGTCCGCTGGCGGGCCGGCAGCACCCCGACCGGGCTCAGCACCAGCACGTCGACCAGCCGTTCCGCCGCGTCGAGGACGCTGCGCGTGAACATCACGTGCCCGACGACCTCGCCGTGCTCGACCGCGACCAGCGAGAGGCCGCTCGTGGGGGAGAGCAGGTCGCGCAGGCCTCGGGCCAGCCCCGCCACATGCTCGCCGTCGTCGCCGAACGCCTGCCGGTGCACCTCCTCGACGGCCTCGTGGTCGGCGGGTTCCTCGGCACGCAGTTCCATGGCGGTCACCGTATGCGCGGCGGCCGGGCGGCCACACCGGGTTTTCGCTGCCGTCGCGGCCGATGGTCTCGAGCTGGGCGGCGGTCGCCTTCGGCAGGTCGTGGCGGTCGGTGATCGCGCCGAGCGTGCGCCGCTCAGGGGGCCGCACCCGGTTTCCGCGACGGTGGTGTTCCAGGCAACGTGCCGAACTCGATGAGGTCCTCGACCGCCTGGCGCAACCAGGCGTCGACGTCGGGGTACGTGTCGCGCTGCTCCCAGCCGGCATCGGCGAAGTCGTGGATCACCGAGATGCCGCCTCGGTCGACGTCGAAGCAGGCGACGTCGTCGCTGTCCTGCCGCCGGGCGAACGGGACCAGCCGGCGGGCCGGGTAGCGCAGCCGCAGTCCTTCGTGTCGCCGGGCCAGGTGGTCGCCGCCGAGGATCTGCCAGGGCTCGAGCTCGATCAGCCGCAGCTCGACGACACGGACGAAGGCCGCGGGATAGCCGAACCCCGGCGGGAGGGCGTCCGCGGGCAGCAGTTCGATCATCTCCAGAGGAAATCACGCCGCGCTGTCACATTCGGCCTCCGAAAAGTACCCATAGGAAGTGAGCGGCCAGCCGGGCCGCGGGGAGAGGAGCCGACATGGAAGCAGAAGCCAACGTGGCCGAACCGCCGGCCGGGGAGGTGCGCGACGAACTGCGCGAGGCGTACGACCCCGACGACGACGAGGAGGTGGACGACCAGGCGGCGGCGGTGTGACGGGGCCGACAGCGCGGCGTGAGCCGATGCGCCCGGGGCCGCTGATACGCTCGCAGGTGAAACCGACGTCCTTTAAGTCCCGTCCCGTGAGGCGGGGAAGGGGGTCCTGCGAAGCATGTCTCGCGACCTTTCTGGCGCGCGTGAAGTGCTCGACGGCGACGATGTCGCTCGGGCGCTGACGCGAATCGCTCACGAGGTGGTCGAGCGCAACAAGGGCGCTGCCGACCTCGTTCTGCTCGGCATCCCCAAGCGCGGCGTACCGCTGGCGTACCGGCTGGCCGATCGCATCTCCGCGGTCGAGGGCACCGAGGTCCCGGTGGGGGCGCTCGACGTCACGATGTACCGCGACGATCTGCGGCTGCGGCCGGCGCGCGCGCTCGAACGCACCGACATCCCGCCCGGCGGGGTCGACGACCGCATCGTGGTGCTGGTCGACGACGTGCTGTTCTCGGGGCGGACGATCCGGGCCGCGCTGACGGCGCTGGAGGACATCGGGCGGCCGCGCGCCGTCCGGCTGGTCGTCCTCGTCGACCGCGGGCACCGGCAGCTGCCGATCCGCGCCGACCACGTCGGCAAGAACATCCCGACGTCGCTGGCGGAGAGCGTGAAGGTCCGGCTCACCGAGACCGACGGCCACGACAGCGTCGTGCTCGGGAGGCCGGCCGGCGACGAGAGCGCGGCGGGGGAGCCGGGCGATTCGGGTTCGGCGGCGGGCGCGGCCGCAGGCCCAGCGGCAGGCTCGCCAGCAAGCCCGACGGCGGGCTCGCCAGCAGGCCCAGCGGCGGGCTCGCCAGCAGGCCCGACGGCGGGCTCGCCAGTAGGCCCAGCGGCGGGCTCGCCAGCGGGCCCGACGGCCGAGGGGGGGTGCAGCGATGATCCGCCACCTGTTGTCGGCCGGTGACCTGTCGCTGGAGGACGCGACGTTGGTGCTGGACACCGCGGACGAGATGGCCCGGCTGACCGAGGGGCGCGCGGTGAAGAAGCTGCCGACGCTGCGGGGCCGCACCGTGGTGAACCTGTTCTTCGAGGACTCCACCCGCACTCGCACGTCGTTCGAGCTGGCGGCGAAGCGGCTGTCCGCCGACGTCGTGAACTTCTCGGCGAAGGGGTCGAGCCTGTCGAAGGGCGAGAGCCTCAAGGACACGGCGCTGACGCTCGAGGCGATGGGCGCAGACGGGGTCGTCGTGCGCCATTCCGCCAGCGGCGCGCCGTACCGGCTGGCGACGTCGGGCTGGATCAACGCGTGCGTGGTCAACGCCGGCGACGGCACCCACGAGCACCCGACGCAGGCGCTGCTCGACGCGTTCACCATGCGCCGCCACCTGGGCGAGCTGGCGGGCAAGCAGATCGTCATCGTCGGCGACGTGCTGCACAGCCGGGTCGCGCGCAGCAACGTCCTGCTGCTGGCGACGCTCGGGGCCAAGGTCACGCTGGTGGCCCCGCCGACGCTGCTGCCCAACGGCGTCGAGCACTGGCCGTGCGAGACCAGCCTGCACCTCGACGACGCGCTGGGCGGGGCCGACGCGGTCATGATGCTGCGGGTCCAGAGCGAGCGCATGAACGACGCCTTCTTCCCGTCGGCGCGCGAGTACAGCCGTCGCTACGGCCTCGACTCCCGGCGCCAGGCGCTGATGCCGCCCGGCGCGCTGGTGCTGCATCCCGGCCCGATGAACCGCGGCATGGAGATCACGGCCGAGGTCGCCGACAGCGCCCGCTCGGTCATCGTCGAGCAGGTCACGAACGGCGTCTATGTGCGCATGGCGGTCCTGTACCTGATGCTCGCCGGCACCACCGGCGCGACGAACGAGGAGGCGGCATGAGCGGCACCCTGATCACCGGCGCACGCGTCCTCGGCGCAGACCCGCAGGACCTGCTGATCCGCGACGGCGTCATCGTCGCGCTCGGCGCCGACGCACGAGCCGAAGCCGGCGCCGGCGGGGGAGCGGACGAGGCCGGCGGCGCCGGCGGCGTCACCACCATCGACGCGGCGGGGCTGATCGTGCTGCCGGGCCTGGTCGACCTGCACACGCACCTGCGCGAGCCCGGCCGCGAGGACGCCGAGACCGTCGAGACGGGGACGCGGGCGGCGGCGCGCGGCGGGTTCACCGCCGTCCACGCCATGGCGAACACCGACCCCGTCGCCGACACCGCCGGTGTCGTCGAGCAGGTGTGGCGGCTCGGGCGCGAGGCCGGGCACGCCGACGTCCGCCCGGTCGGGGCGGTCACGGTCGGCCTGAAGGGCGAGCGGCTGTCCGAACTCGGCGCCATGGCCGAGTCGGCGGCCGGCGTCCGCGTGTTCTCCGACGACGGCATCTGCGTCCACGACGCCATGCTCATGCGCCGGGCGCTGGAGTACGTGAAGGCGTTCGACGGGGTCATCGCGCAGCACGCGCAGGAGCCGCGGCTGACCGAAGGCGCCCAGATGAACGAGGGCGAACTGTCCGGACGGCTGGGGCTGCGCGGCTGGCCGAACGTCGCCGAGGAGGCCATCGTGGCCCGCGACGTGCTGCTGGCGGCGCACGTCGGCTCGCGCGTGCACATCTGCCACCTGTCGACGAAGGGGTCGGTCGAGATCGTCCGGCTGGCGAAGGAGCGCGGCCTGCCGGTGACGGCCGAGGTGACGCCGCACCACCTGCTGCTGACGGACGAGCTGGTGGCCGGCTACGACCCGCGCTACAAGGTCAACCCGCCGCTGCGCTCCGCCGAGGACGTCGCGGCGCTGCGGGAGGCGCTGGCCGACGGCACCATCGACATCGTCGCCACCGACCACGCGCCGCACCCGGTCGAGGCCAAGGACTGCGAGTGGGACGCCGCCGCGTTCGGCATGCTGGGGCTCGAGACGGCGCTGTCGGTCGTCCAGCACACCATGGTCGACACCGGGCTGCTCGACTGGGCCGGCGTCGCCGACCGCCTCTCCTTCGCCCCGGCCCGCATCGGCCGCTGCGACACCGGCGACCACCCGCACGGCCGGCCCATCGCCGCCGGTGAGCCGGCCAACCTCACCCTCGTCGACCCGAGCACCACCACCACGGTCGACCCGTCGGCATCGGCGTCGCTGTCGCGGAACACGCCCTACGAGGGCATGAAGCTGCCGGGTACCGTCGTCGCGACCTTCCTGCGCGGCCGGCCCACGTTCCTGCGCGAAGGTGTCACGCCGTGACCGTGCGAGCAGCATCGATGCGGGTGGAGACGAAGCATCCGGCTGCCTTTGCAATGAGCACCGATACGCACCGGTGCGTATCGGTGCTCATTGCAAAGCGGCTCGAAAGGGGAGAACCATGACGACGAGCGCAGCGGCGCTGCTCGTGCTCGAGGACGGCCGGACGTTCCGTGGCCGCTCGTACGGCGCGCCCGGCGAGACGTTCGGCGAGGCCGTCTTCTCGACCGGCATGACCGGCTACCAGGAGACGCTGACCGACCCGTCCTACCACCGCCAGGTGGTGGTGCAGACGGCGCCGCACATCGGCAACACCGGGGTGAACGACGACGACCCCGAGTCCGGGCGCATCTGGGTGGCCGGCTATGTCGTCCGCGACCCCGCCCGCCGCCCGTCGAACTGGCGCAGCCGGCGCAGCCTCGACGACGAGCTGGCCGCCCAGGGCGTCGTCGGCATCAGCGGCATCGACACCCGCGCGCTCACCCGCCACCTGCGCGAACGCGGCGCCATGCGCGTCGGCATCTCCACCGTCGAGACCGACGCCGACGCGCTGCGCCGGCGGGTCCTCGACAGCCCCGAGATGCTCGGCGCCGACCTCGCCGCCGAGGTCAGCACCCAGCAGCCGTACGTCGTGAAGGCCGAGGGCGAGCGCCGGTTCACCGTCGTCGCCCTCGACCTCGGCATCAAGACCATGACGCCGCGGCGCATGGCCGAGCGCGGCATCGAGACGCACGTGCTCCCCGCGACGGCGACCATCGACGACGTCCTGAGCCGGCAGCCGGACGGCCTGTTCCTGTCCAACGGACCCGGCGACCCCGCGACCGCCGACCACCCGATGCGGGTCGTACAGGCGGCGCTCGAGCGCGACCTGCCGTTCTTCGGCATCTGCTTCGGCAACCAGGTGTTCGGCCGCGCGCTCGGCTTCGGCACCTACAAGCTCGGCTACGGGCACCGCGGCATCAACCAGCCGGTCCAGGACCGCGGCACCGGCAAGGTCGAGGTGACGGCGCACAACCACGGTTTCGCGGTCGACGCCCCGCTGGAGGGCACGACGGCGACGCCCTACGGCACGGCCGAGGTCAGCCACGTCTGCCTCAACGACGACGTCGTCGAGGGCCTGGCGCTGCGGGACGGGGCAGGACGGCTGAAGGGCTTCTCCGTCCAGTACCACCCCGAGGCCGCGGCCGGCCCGCACGACGCCGCCTACCTGTTCGACCGGTTCTCCGACGTCATGTCGGCGAAGAAGGAGGCCTGATGCCCAGGCGCACGGACATCGACAGCGTCCTGGTCATCGGGTCCGGCCCGATCGTCATCGGGCAGGCGTGTGAGTTCGACTATTCGGGGACGCAGGCGTGCCGGGTGCTGCGGGCCGAGGGCCTGCGGGTCATCCTGGTGAACAGCAACCCGGCGACGATCATGACCGATCCGGACATCGCCGACGCCACCTACGTCGAGCCCATCACGCCGGAGTTCGTCGAGAAGGTCATCGCGCTGGAGCGGCCCGACGCGCTGCTGGCGACGCTGGGCGGGCAGACGGCGCTGAACACGGCGGTCGCGCTGCACGAGCGCGGGGTGCTGGAGCGGTTCGGGGTCGAGCTGATCGGCGCGTCGATCGACGCCATCGAGCGGGGCGAGAACCGCGAGTCGTTCAAGAAGATCGTCGAGGAGGTCGGCGGCGAGACCGCGCGGTCGGAGATCTGCCACTCGATGGACGACTGCCTGAACGCGGTCGAGAAGCTCGGCTACCCGGTCGTGGTGCGCCCCTCCTTCACCATGGGCGGCGCCGGTTCGGGTATGGCGTTCGACGAGGACGACCTGCGC
This Jiangella alba DNA region includes the following protein-coding sequences:
- a CDS encoding PucR family transcriptional regulator — protein: MGKLANDPAQGSPELPAGGGRVPSRAVAGLTVRKAMEIPALAGARLLAGERGLDRVVQRANIMEVPDILPWVKPHELLLTTGYPLRNTPQGLPGLVTELDARGLAALAVKLHRYLDALPDEMIHEADRLGLPLLLLPDAIGFDDILNQVLTGVLNKQAAALERSWEVHHALLSVVLEGGGLTELVTKTSAVLGVPVMVTTADGRVLAEGGNVDDLASWRHTPCFDTSGRFRTEYEPGGVHSHVDVPGWHAVVPIVAGRVDHGRIVAFARHRALDGADVNVLERAATVAALAVNKQLAVTAVESKYRGDFLRDVLSGRAGDRERIVAHCESLGWDVGRDLVVVVAELDPEAGPAASSGLQLRPVQERFTVAWQSVMGRRDPRAAVVGFAQEVVALLPAGPDPSTAVREVVRQVSGDGGGGRRSFSTGVSRIVDDPSRLPVGYEQARRAVDVGRQMNGRGSLAHFDSLGSFRLLSQIEDRDELRGFVRETLHGLAADDDPEMEDLRHTLKVLLDTNLNVAEAARQLHFHYNTLRYRISKLERMLGPFTTDPELRLDLALALKVLQMRGLS
- a CDS encoding RNA polymerase subunit sigma-70; this encodes MAEALMTRARAGDQDAFAQLVDPFRRELQLHCYRLLGRLPDAEDAVQETLLAAWRGLPEFEGRASVRGWLYRIATRRCLNAIRDAGRRPPLAPVPPFDAPEPTRHQEVPWLQPYPDALLPEAAYLRHEQVELAFVAALQQLPPRQTAALVLCDVLGFPLAEAAELLDTSATAVKGTLQRARSTLRTTAHRPPAAGGAAERDLTERFTRAFVADDVAAVIALLTDDAWLAMPPAPHQYDGTAAIAGFLRASADWRAGRRYTQRPARANGQPAFGLYLDGAPAGLVVLTLDADRVAGVTRFMDDTLYPWFGLPRAFG
- a CDS encoding nuclear transport factor 2 family protein — protein: MTRAALDVALAYHHAWAGGDLDAALSYIADDVVCEAPPGRLTGRDAYRGFLEPYVSQLVSATLIAAFGDDDTALVMYDSVTRLVDRAPGAECVHVEGGRIVRSWFIFDRAPFMAARAAVVGSGDAEGTAS
- a CDS encoding TIGR03618 family F420-dependent PPOX class oxidoreductase; protein product: MPKAPLPDDVSAFLAGPHPAVMATTGPAGPVSVATWYLWEDGRVLVNLDESRKRLDHLRADPRVSLTVLADGDWYTHVSVQGRVVDLHDDVDLADIDRLARHYTGSAYKRRDRRRVSAWIDVDRWHGWGRLENTDVDHHRRG
- a CDS encoding GNAT family N-acetyltransferase — encoded protein: MELRAEEPADHEAVEEVHRQAFGDDGEHVAGLARGLRDLLSPTSGLSLVAVEHGEVVGHVMFTRSVLDAAERLVDVLVLSPVGVLPARQRTGVGSALIRRGLDLADEQGAPAVFLEGSPGYYPRFGFRPGEPLGFRKPSLRIPDAAFQVRLLGDYEPWMTGTLVYSEVFWNHDAVGLR
- a CDS encoding aspartate carbamoyltransferase catalytic subunit codes for the protein MIRHLLSAGDLSLEDATLVLDTADEMARLTEGRAVKKLPTLRGRTVVNLFFEDSTRTRTSFELAAKRLSADVVNFSAKGSSLSKGESLKDTALTLEAMGADGVVVRHSASGAPYRLATSGWINACVVNAGDGTHEHPTQALLDAFTMRRHLGELAGKQIVIVGDVLHSRVARSNVLLLATLGAKVTLVAPPTLLPNGVEHWPCETSLHLDDALGGADAVMMLRVQSERMNDAFFPSAREYSRRYGLDSRRQALMPPGALVLHPGPMNRGMEITAEVADSARSVIVEQVTNGVYVRMAVLYLMLAGTTGATNEEAA
- a CDS encoding dihydroorotase; its protein translation is MSGTLITGARVLGADPQDLLIRDGVIVALGADARAEAGAGGGADEAGGAGGVTTIDAAGLIVLPGLVDLHTHLREPGREDAETVETGTRAAARGGFTAVHAMANTDPVADTAGVVEQVWRLGREAGHADVRPVGAVTVGLKGERLSELGAMAESAAGVRVFSDDGICVHDAMLMRRALEYVKAFDGVIAQHAQEPRLTEGAQMNEGELSGRLGLRGWPNVAEEAIVARDVLLAAHVGSRVHICHLSTKGSVEIVRLAKERGLPVTAEVTPHHLLLTDELVAGYDPRYKVNPPLRSAEDVAALREALADGTIDIVATDHAPHPVEAKDCEWDAAAFGMLGLETALSVVQHTMVDTGLLDWAGVADRLSFAPARIGRCDTGDHPHGRPIAAGEPANLTLVDPSTTTTVDPSASASLSRNTPYEGMKLPGTVVATFLRGRPTFLREGVTP
- the carA gene encoding glutamine-hydrolyzing carbamoyl-phosphate synthase small subunit, producing MTTSAAALLVLEDGRTFRGRSYGAPGETFGEAVFSTGMTGYQETLTDPSYHRQVVVQTAPHIGNTGVNDDDPESGRIWVAGYVVRDPARRPSNWRSRRSLDDELAAQGVVGISGIDTRALTRHLRERGAMRVGISTVETDADALRRRVLDSPEMLGADLAAEVSTQQPYVVKAEGERRFTVVALDLGIKTMTPRRMAERGIETHVLPATATIDDVLSRQPDGLFLSNGPGDPATADHPMRVVQAALERDLPFFGICFGNQVFGRALGFGTYKLGYGHRGINQPVQDRGTGKVEVTAHNHGFAVDAPLEGTTATPYGTAEVSHVCLNDDVVEGLALRDGAGRLKGFSVQYHPEAAAGPHDAAYLFDRFSDVMSAKKEA